Part of the Pseudoxanthomonas sp. Root65 genome is shown below.
GCGGATGCCGGTCGTGTCGGCCTGCTGCCAGCGCAGCCAGGTGTCCTGCACCACGTCTTCGGCGTCGCTGCGGCTGCCGAGCAGCCGGTAGGACAGTCCGAACAGGCGGCCACGATGGGTCTCGAAGGTGGTTTCGGCGTTCATGCGACCAAAGACGGGGCAGGGTGACGTGGCGTGACAGCCGGGCGAGGGGCCACTTTGGCCTAAAATGGCGGCTTCCGCCCGCGACCCCACCGGCAGCCCCGGCTTTTCGTCCCATGACCTCGATCAAGCAGGAAGACCTCATCCAGTCCATCGCCGATGGCCTGCAGTACATCAGCTACTACCATCCCGTCGATTACATCAAGAGCCTCGCCGCCGCCTACGAGCGCGAGGAGTCCCCGGCGGCGAAGGACGCCATCGCCCAGATCCTGATCAATTCGCGCATGTGCGCCGAGGGCCATCGCCCGATCTGCCAGGACACCGGCATCGTCACCGTTTTCCTCGAGATCGGCATGGACGTGCGCTGGGATGACGCCACGATGGGCGTGGAGGACATGGTCCACGAAGGCGTGCGCCGTGCCTACAACCACCCGGACAACAAGCTGCGCGCCAGCGTGCTGGCCGATCCTGCCGGCAAGCGCACCAACACGAAGGACAACACGCCGGGCGTGGTCAACGTCAAGGTCGTCCCGGGCAACACGGTCGAGGTGATCGTCGCCGCGAAGGGCGGCGGCTCCGAGGCGAAGTCGAAGTTCGCCATGCTCAACCCCTCCGATTCCATCGTCGACTGGGTGCTGAAGACCGTGCCGACCATGGGCGCCGGCTGGTGCCCGCCGGGCATGCTCGGCATCGGCATCGGCGGCACCGCCGAGAAGGCGATGCTGCTGGCCAAGGAATCGCTGATGGAGCCGATCGACATCACCGAGCTGCAGGCCCGCGGCGCCAGCAACCGTGCCGAAGAACTGCGGCTGGAACTGTACGAGAAGGTCAACGCGCTCGGCATCGGCGCGCAGGGGCTGGGCGGCCTGACCACCGTGCTCGACATCAAGGTCAGGGATTACCCGACCCACGCGGCCAACCTGCCCGTGGCGATGATCCCGAACTGCGCCGCCACCCGCCATGCGCACTTCACCCTCGACGGCAGCGGCCCGGTGATGCTGGATCCGCCGTCGCTGGAAGACTGGCCGGAACTGACCTACGACGCCTCCAAGGGCCGTCGCGTCGATCTCGACACGCTGACCCGCGAGGACGTGGCCAGCTGGAAGCCCGGCGAAGTACTGCTGCTCAACGGCAAGCTGCTGACCGGCCGCGATGCCGCGCACAAGCGCATGGTCGACATGCTCAACAAGGGCGAGCCGCTGCCAGTCGATCTGAAAGGCCGCTTCATCTACTACGTCGGCCCGGTCGATCCGGTGCGCGACGAAGTCGTCGGCCCCGCCGGCCCGACCACCGCCACGCGCATGGACAAGTTCACCGAGCAGGTGCTGGCGCAGACCGGCCTGCTGGGCATGGTCGGCAAGGCTGAGCGCGGCCCGGCCGCCATCGAGGCGATCCGCAAGCACCAGTCGGCCTACCTGATGGCGGTCGGTGGCGCGGCGTACCTGGTGTCGAAGGCGATCAAGGCGGCGAAGGTCGTCGGTTTCGCCGACCTGGGCATGGAAGCCATCTACGAGTTCACCGTGCAGGACATGCCGGTGACAGTAGCCGTCGATTCGCAGGGCACCTCGGTGCACAACACCGGTCCGAAGGAGTGGCAGGCGCGGATCGGGAAGATCCCGGTGGTGGTGGCGTAACGCTGTTCCCTTCTCCCTGCGGGAGAAGGTGCCCGTAGGGCGGATGAGGGTGTGCCACGCCGGCGTTCCCGAGCCGGGGTTAAGAACGAGCCACAGCGAGCAGATTGAGTTGAACAGCCGATAGTTCGCCGTCACGACGCGCTGCGGCTCGTTCCTGGAGGTCGGGTTCGATACGCTACGGTGGCGCCCCCAACCCCTCTCCCGCAGGGAGAGGGGCTTTGACTCCAGGAGCCACTGCATGTCGACAACGCTCTACTACTCCCGCAGCACCGCCAGCCTGGTCGTCCACTGGCTGCTCATCGAGCTGGGCATCCCCCATGAGCTGCACGAGCTGGACTTCGACAAGCGCGACCAGAAATCCGACGACTACCTGAAACTCAATCCCGCCGGCGTGGTGCCCACGCTGATGATGGACGGGCAGGTGATCACCGAAACCGCCGCGATCCTGATGCATCTGGCCGATACGCATCCGCGCGCGGAACTGGCACCGGCCGTGGCCACCACCCAGCGCGCCCAGTACTACCGCTGGATGCTGTTCTGCGCCAACACGCTGATGCCGGCGTACCGCGCCTGGTTCTATTCGGACGAGATCGCCGGCGAGCCCAACGTTCAAGCCACACGGGAGCATGCCCGGGCGAAGCTGGAGAAGGCGTGGGGCCAGGTCGCCGACCATCTGGAGGCGCACGGCCCCTACCTGCTGGGCGCGCAGCGCAGTGCCGCGGACTTCCTGCTGACCATGCTGATGCGCTGGTCGCGCAACATGCCGAAGCCGACCGATACCTGGCCGGCGCTGCACGCCCATGCCCAGCGCATGAAGGCGCTGCCGAGCTTCAGGGAAGTCTATGCCCGCGAGGGGCTGACGGACTGGACTTGACCGGGGTGTGTCTTGTGGGAGCGACGTAAGTCGCGAAGTCCCGAGATTGAATCCACGCGCGCCGATGGAAAAGCTCGCGACTTACGTCGCTCCCACATCGGTCAACGCACTCGCTCAGTCCACGTATTCGTCGAACTTCCGGCCACCCTGGAACGGCATCAGGTGCTGGCGCACGATGCCGCGCGGCACGGTCTCCAGCTTCATCACGCCGTATTCCTCCGGCCAGTCTTCCTGCTTCGGCGGCAGCTTGAACGTGCCCATCAGCATGTCCACCAGCGGCAGGTGGATGGCGTAGTTCACGTCCAGGTAGTCCTTGTGGCGTGCGTGGTGCCAGTGGTGGTAGCGTGGCAGCACCAGCAGGTACTCCAGCCAGCCGAAGCGGATGCCCAGATTGGCGTGCGCCAGCACGGCCTGCAGGCCGACCAGGATCACGTACGCGTTCACCGCCGGCGTCGAGAAGCCCAGCACCAGCAGCGGCAGCAGCACCGCGCTGCGGGTCAGCACGATCTCCACGATATGGATGCGCGAGCCGGCCAGCCAGTCCATCTCGCGGCTGGAGTGGTGCACGGCATGGAAGCGCCAGAGCCACGGAATGTTGTGGTACGCGCGGTGCAGCAGTGCCTGCGCCAGGTCGGCCACGAACACCGCGATCAGGAACTGCGCCCACACCGGCAGCGACTGGATCGCATTCTTCAACGCGGGGAACGCCGCCAGCCCTGCGATGGTCGAGGTCGATGCGGTCACCAGGATCAGGATGAACTGCACCAGCATGTGGCTCATGAAGAAGTAGCTGACGTCGGTGCGCCAGCCGGGCCGCAGCGGCGAGATGCGGCGCTTGCCCAGGTAGTGTTCCAGCGGCACGAACACCAGCGCCGAGAAGAACAGCGAGATGACGAACCAGTCCAGCCCGAGCGAGTACGGCGTCTTGCCGATCGCGTCGAACTGCACGTTGGTGCCGCCGAACAACACGGCCAGCGTGGCACTGCCTACGCCGACCAGCGCGATGCGCTTGTTGCGGTCGCGCAGGATCGCCCAGGTACCCATCGCGAACGCGGCGGCCAGTCCGACCAGCAGCAGGTGGCGGGCGAACTGCTCGTTGTAGGCCGCGCGGAACTCCTTGCTGGTGAGCAGTTCCGGGAAATGGAAGCAGGCCACGGCCATCAGGCTCAGCAGCCCGAGCAGGGCGGATGAGTACGCGAAGAACGAGCGGCGCTGGCGTGACATGGTGCTTCCCTGGCAGGCGATGGGGATTCCTGCGCGGGATATTACGTCAGCGGATGCGGTTTCCGGCCGCATCGATGACCGCTTCGCCATCTTCCTTGTTGAAGGCTCCGCGTTGCGGCTGCGGCAGGATGTCCAGGACAGCTTCGGAAGGACGGCACAGTTTCGTGCCCAGGGCGGTCACCACGATCGGCCGGTTGATCAGCACCGGATGCGCCAGCATCGCGTCGACCAGTGCGTCGTCACCAGCATCGGCCAGGCGGAGTTCGGCGTAGAGGGGTTCCTTCGCCCGGACGACATCGCGCACGGGCACCTGCATGGCATCGATCAGCGACCGCAACGTGGCGCGGTCCGGCGGCCACTGCAGATACTCGATCACCTGCGGCTCGATACCGGCGTTGCGGATCAGTCCCAGCGTATTTCGCGAGGTGCCGCAGGCGGGGTTGTGGTAGATCGTCACCTCGTCCATTAGTACCAGTCCAGCAGCGAGATACCCAAGCCGACGTAGGTAGCCTTGTGGTTGTAGTCGATCAGGCTCTCGCCGTAGCCATGGAATACCTGCACATGGCCGCGGAACGCGCGGTTGATCGGGAAGCCGTAGTCCAGTTGCAGCGCGCCATGCGATTCATCGCCGCCCCGCAGCGAATGCCGGCCGAGCACGGTGAAGATGTGGCCGTCGCGCGCGTAGGTCAGCATCGCGTCGCCGCGGCCGATGTAGTTCTCGATATCGGGGTTGTCGTCGTCGTTGCCGTCCGGCACGCGGTACCAGGGGCGCACCACGAAGGCCCAGTTGTCGCGGTCCAGGCCGATGGTGGCGATGACGCGGTTCCAGCTGCGCGACAGCGGGTCGCTGCGGCCGTTGGACTGGTGGTTGATGCCGATGCCGGCCATCCGTCCCTTCCAGCCGGCGATGCTGTAGTTGTTGCGGAACACCAGCATCACTTCCGGTTCGTAGTTGGTCTCGCGGAACGGACGCGATTCCTCGCCGTTGTAGACCTGCCAGCGCGAGCTCTGGGTGTAGGCGCCCCAGATGTCGCCGTTGTCGCCGAACACGTTCTCCGCGAACTTGGTCTTGAAGCTCAGCTGGAACTTGGCTTCGATGTCCTGCAGTTCCTGCGCTTCGGTGACCGTATTGTCCGGATTGGGAGACGAGGGGGTCTCGTTGACCTGGCTGGTCCAGAACGCCGGCAACAGGTACATCGGCTTGTACGCACGCAACTGGAACACGCCCAGCTTGGAGTCCTTGGCCAGCTCCCAGCGGCTGTCGAGCAGCGAACCGCGGCCGGCGTTGGCGATCAGGTCGGCCTCGGCCGCGTCATCGACACGGAACCAGACCCCCATGCGTCGGCGCGCACGTTCGCTCAACGGCAGGTCGGCCGCCTTGGCCGCTTCGGCTTCGGCGCGGGCGTCGGCGCGCGCCTTGGCCCGGGCTTCGGCTTCGGCCTCCTTCGCCGCCAGTGCCTCCTGGTCGGCACGACGGGTGTCGGCGGCCGTTCGCCCCAGCGCGCTGTCGTAGCAGGCCAGGCGCGCGGCATCGTTTTCCAGCAGCAAGCAGGCTTCGGCCGATGCCGCAGCGGGCGGGCTTTCCTGCGCCTGGCTGGCGAAGGAAACAGTGACGCCGATGACCAGCGGCAGCAGTCGGGTGCGTTGCATCATGCGGGGACTCGGTCGGGGGAGGGCGACATTCTGCCAGTCGGGCGGGACGGCGCGCGTGCAGGCACGCTCAGAAGATCCAGGCGAACACGAACAGGCCGACCATCGCGAAGGTCAGGCCCAGCTTCAGCACCACGCCCAGCACGATGCCCAGCCAGGTACCCAGGCCCACCTTGGTCGCCTGCCGCAGTTCACGCCCGTGCCACAGCTCGCCGAGCAGCGCACCGACGAAGGGGCCCGCCAGCAGGCCGATCGGCATGAAGAACAGGCCGGCGAACGTACCGATCACCGTGCCCCACAGCGCCTTGCGGCTGGCGCCGACGCGCTGCGCCCCGATGGCCGTGGAAAAGATGTCCGCGGCGAACGACAGCGCGGTCAGCAGGCCCAGCACCACCAACGTCACCCAGCCGATCTGCTGGAAGTCGCCGGCCCAGGCGGCCAGCAGCATGCCCGCGAACACCAGCGGCAGGCCGGGCAGGGCCGGCAGCACCACCCCGGCGATGCCCACCAGGATCAACACCACCGCCAGGGCGTAATAGAGCATCTGGATGTCCAATCAAATCTCCTAGGGAATCAAGGGGTTGCCGGGGGCTTGACTTTTCCGTTCAAGCGTTTGCATTTTGCAAAATGCCGGGTTACTGTGCGGCCGCTGCCGTTGCCAAGGTCACCGTGAATCGTGGCCTGATGGGGTAGATCCATGATCCGCTGCATCCTTGTACCTCGCTTCCTCCTTGCAACCAGCCGCCCAGCAGGCGTATCCACCACCCGTTTCAAGGAGCAAGTAGATGTCTGATCGTGAAACCGGAACCGTCAAATGGTTCAACGATGCCAAGGGCTTCGGCTTCATCAGCCGCGAGAATGGTGAAGACGTGTTCGTGCATTTCCGCGCCATCCAGACCCAGGGCTTCAAGAGCCTGAAGGAAGGCCAGAAGGTCAGCTTCACCGTCGTGCAGGGCCAGAAGGGCCTGCAGGCCGATGCGGTGCAGCCGGTCTGAGTCTAAATCGCCGAACCGCGCCCCGGCGCGTGCTCCCATGAAAAAGCCCGGCTGACGCCGGGCTTTTTCTTTGCGCTGGGAAATGGATGCAATCAGCGGATCACCACGCGCCCGTTCTGGACGCGGACGTACGTGTTCTCGCGTACGCCACCCAAGTCGCGCTGGCTGATCGTCACCCGCCGACCATCGTCCATGCGGACGGTGACGTTGTAGGTGTCGCCGGTGGTTCGGTTCTGGATGGCGTTGCCTGCCGCCGCGCCAGCGACTGCACCGGCCACGGTGGAGACATTCTTGTTGCCTTCGCTGCCGCCGGTGCGATCCGAGATCTGGCGGCCGGCGACGGCACCGACGATGCCGCCCAGCACCGCGCCGGTGGCCGACGGCGCCGTGCGACCGGACGGCACCACGTCGATGCGCTCGACGATGCCGCAGTCGGCGCAATAGCGGTTGGCCGGTGCGCTGTTGTAGCCGCCGCCGTAGCCGCTGTTGCCGTAGCCGGGAGAAGTGCTGGCGCAGCCGGCGAGGGCGACGGTGGCGGTCAGGCCGATGGCGAGCAGACGCATGTTCATGGGTGCCTCCTGTGGGTGGTGGGGCTGCCGATACCGGCCAGCGCTTCGTCGCGCATGCTCCACAGGCGGGCGTGAACATGATGACAATCGGGCCGCTTGCGCGGCCCGGATGTCAGGTGCGATTCAGTCGCGCGCCGCGTCCTATCCGCGGAAGTCCTGATGACAGGCCTTGCAGTCCGCCCCCACTTTTTCGACCAGCGCACCGGCGGCGGCGCAGTCGGTCGGCGGTGCGCTCAGGGCGGCATCGAGATCCGCACGGAACTGGCTGGTGTGGGTCTTGAACCGCTGGTCGTCCGCGATCCCGGGAAACGCCATCTCCAGATCGTTCGCCATCGCCCGCAACGTGCGCACATGCGGAATGGTGTCGGTGGCGGCGCAGCGGTTCTGCTTCACCTTGTCGGCCAACAGCCCGGAGTGCTTGGCCATCACCTGCATCACGCTGCCGGGGAACCGGTCCTGCTTCGCCTGGATGGCACGCAGTGCCATCACCGTGCAGATGGCGCCCACCACCAGGCCGATCAGGAACAGGAACAGGTAACGCGAAGCGGCGGAAGGCTTCTTGGTCTCGGGCTGGCTGGCCATGCGGCGGGCTCCTTGTGGATGACGCAGTGATGGTACGACGGCCGTCACGGTTTGCGCCACGGCTTACACTGGTGCGATGAAGAAAGAACTCAGGGACCGGTTCGCCGGCATCGATCGTCTGTATGGCGTAGGCACGGTGGAGCGCCATGCGGCTGCGCGCGTGGCGGTAGTAGGCATGGGCGGCGTCGGATCGTGGGTGGTGGAAGCACTGGCGCGTTCGGGCGTCGGCCATCTGACCCTGATCGATGCCGACGACATCTGCGTGTCCAACACCAACCGCCAGTTGCCTGCCCTGGAAGGCCTCTACGGACGCAACAAGGCCGAGGCGATGGCCGAGCGCTGCCGCGCGATCAATCCGCTGATGGACGTCGACGTCGTACCTCAGTTCCTCACTCCCGCCAACATGCCGGACCTGCTGGATCGTGGGTTCGATCTGGTGCTGGATGCCTGCGACAGTTTCCGAGTCAAGGTCGAGATGATCGCCTGGTGCCGGCGCCGCAAGCTGCCGATCGTGGTGTCGGGATCGGCCGGCGGCCGCACCGACCCCACCCAGATCCGTCTGCGCGACCTGTCCCGCACCGAGCACGACGCGCTGCTGGCGCTGGTGCGTAAGAAGTTGCGCGCCGAGTTCAACTTCCCGAAGAACAAGGAACGCTACTTCGGCGTGCAGGCCGTCTATTCGCTGGAAAACGTCAAGTATCCGCAAGCCGATGGCACTGTCTGCGGCCTGCGCCCGCAGCTTGGCGCAGACGCGGCCCTGAAGCTGGATTGCGGCGTCGGGCTGGGGGCCGCCACCCATATCACCGGCGCATTCGCATTCGCGATGGTGGGCAAGGCGTTGGAACTGCTGTCGAAACCGCGCAGGTCGCTCGCCGCCGACGCGTGACCGGCCGAGCCGGCTCGCCCCGGCGCGCGGGAGGGACGTTCCGGCGCAAGCCATCTGTGCAGGGCCACCGCGCGGCGGGATAGTGCGCGCCCGTTCCCAGCGTCCGCCCCGCATGTATACCCGTTTTCTGCTGATGTTCGCCGGCCTGCTGCCCGTCGTCGCCGCAGCCCAGGCGTGTCCCGTCGTTCCCGATACCATGCTTGCCGCCCGCATCCACGCCGCCGGAGGCCCTGAAGCATTGCGCGTGGAGCGCGTGCCGGTGCCGGTCGCGGCCGCAGACGACGTGGTGGTGCGCGTGCACTATGCGAGCGTCAACCCCGTCGACTGGAAGCTGCAGGAGGCCGGCCGCCTGCCGTTTCCCGCGACACCGGGCGGCGATTTCGCCGGCGAGGTCGTGGCGGTGGCACCGGGCGTGACAGCGTTCGCCTGCGGTGATCTCGTCGCCGGAATCGTCGATCCGCGGGAACGTTCCGGCAGCTATGCGGAATACGTGGCGGCGCCGGTCGCCGCCCTCGCGCCTGCGCCCGTCACGTTCACGCTACAGGAAGCCGCGGCCTATCCGACGGTGGCGGTCGCGGCGTGGCGCTACGTGGTCGGTGCGGCCGATGTCCGGCCCGGAGACCGGGTGCTGGTGCACGGGGGCGCGGGCGGCGTCGGATCCATGGTGGTGCAACTGGCGAAAGCGCGCGGTGCGCACGTGACCGCCACTGCGTCAGCGCGAAACCACGACTACCTGCGGGGGCTGGGCGCCGAAGCAGTGATCGACTACCGCAGCGTCCGCTTCGAGGAGGTGGTGCGCGACATGGACGTCGTCGTCGACACGGTGGGAGGCGACACGCTGATGCGTTCGCCGGGCGTGCTCCGCGATGGGGGACGGCTCGTCACGCTGGTCGGCCAGGTGCCCGCGGCGTTGTGCACCTCCGGTCGCATCGTCTGCCCTGCGGTGCCTGCATGGGACGTGCAGGCCGGGCTGGCCGGCATGGTGCCGCTGATCGCGGCGGGGCAGCTGCGTCTCCACGTCGACGGACTCTATCCGCTCTCGCAGATCGTGCAGGCGCAACAGCACAATCGCGCCGGTACGACCCGCGGCAAGGTGGTCGTGGCCGTCGCAGCGGACAATGTCGCCAGCGCCAGCGGCGATGATGTGGCTGGCGTGCGCGTGCCGTTGCAGGCGTACCTGGATGGGCATGCGACCGGCCAGCGCCGGCACTTCGAGCGGGCCTTCGCCGAGGATGCGGTGCTGGTGGGAGTGAAGGACGGGCGCTACCGTCACTGGCCCGCGCGCGACTACATCTTGGCCTCGTCGAGCGGCCGCGTGCCAGCGGACGAGGCGCAGCGTACGCGCCGCATCCGGCAGATCACCGTGACCGGCGACGTCGCGACCGCCGTGATCGAACTGGACTATCCGGACATGAAGGCGCTGGATCACATGACTCTGCTACGTCGTGGCGGCGCATGGCACATCGTGGTCAAGGCCTACCACGCGTGGACTCCCGGGCTGGCCGACGGCGCGGTGGCGCGCTGAGTTTCAGCTGGTGGCGGGCAGCGCGAAAAGACGTTCGGCGTTGCGCGTCGTGGCGCGGGCCAGTTCGTCGGCGGGGATGCCACGCAGCGCTGCGATGACGTCAAGGACCCGTGGCAGTCGTGCGGGCTCGTTGCGTTGGCCACGGATGCCTGCATCCGGCTGGTCAGGCGCATCGGTTTCCAGCAGCAGGAATTCGAGCGGCATCGTGCGCGCGAGCATGCGCAAGCGGTTCGCGCGTTCGTAGGTGACGGGCCCGCCGAGGCCTATCAGGAAGCCCAGGTCCCACAACTGGCGCGCCTGCTCCGGACTGCCGGAAAAACTGTGCACCACGCCGCGCAGGCCGGCTGTGCGCCTGATGGCGCCGATCACGGCATCCACCGCGCGTCGCGCGTGCACGATCAGCGGCAGCTCGAACTCGCGCGCCAACCGCAGCTGGCCATCGAAGTAGGCGTGCTGTCGGTCGCGGTCCAAGCCGTCGACGAAATAGTCCAGCCCGCATTCACCAACCGCCACCGGCCGTTCCCGTTCGATCCAAGCGTTCAGCTCATCCAGGTGCTCCGGTCGGTGGTCTGCCAGGAACATGGGATGCAGTCCGTAGGCGGGAAACAGGCCGGAGTCCTGGGCGCAGACATCGCGGAGCTTCGGCCAACTCGCAGCCGACACCGCGGGCACGACTTGCCGGGTGACGCCTGCCGCCCGCGCGCGCGCCAGCGCGGCCGCGCGGTCGCTGTCGAACTCCGGCGCATCGAAATGGCTGTGGCTGTCGACCAGCATGTGTCAGCGCTGGGACGGTTCGATGGCCGGCGGCGGGTCCTTGCGACGCTTCCAGTTGGCCAGCAGCAACGTGCCGAGGCCGAACAGGATTTCATCCACGAAAGGAAACGGATCAGGCAGGAACAGCGTGACCGCAAACAAGGCGGCGGTGATCTTGAACAACGTGGGGTAACGCAGCTTTCGCGCCCAGTCGAGCAATGGCAGCAACAAGGGGTTTGGCATGACGGCGCTCGCTCTCCGCAGAGTGGAATATCGGCACGCTAGCATGATCGACATGTCACCGAAGCGTTCATTTTTTGTTCGCTTTCGCGCGTCTTCGCGGGTGCTTTGTTCAGGTTGGCAATGGTGCAATGATGACCAAGATGAATCGGGGACCGCCCCGACATGGAGGCAGCGATGAAGAGCAATACCACTACGATCCTGGTCGCCGTCGGCGCGCTGCTGGTGGGCGGTGTCGCCACGGCCGCCTTCCTCAAGGGCGGCGACAAGAGCCCGGCCGACCAGAACGGCCTGGTCACGACGGCAGATGGCGCGCTGGTCGGGGATGATGCGGCGGCGACCGACAACGAAATACCGATGGGTACGTTGCAGTACGCCACGGTGGTGAAGGCCGATCCGGTCACCAGCTCCGAGAAGCTGTATGCCACGGTGATCGGCACCGAACCGGTCCGCGAGACCACCACCACCAGCACGCCGCGCGAAGTCTGCGAGGACGTGGTGGTGCAGGAGCGCCTGCCGGAACGCGACGGCAACGTCGGTGGTACGGTCGCCGGTGCCGTGATCGGCGGCCTGCTCGGCAACCAGGTGGGCGGCGGCAGCGGCAAGAAGGCCGCCACTGTCGCCGGTGCGGTGGCCGGCGGCGCCATCGGCAACACGGTGGACAAGCGCCATGTGGGCGGCCGAGTTGTCAACCGTACCGAGCGCCAGTGCCATACCGAGAACGCCACGTCCGAGTCCTCGCGCGTCACCGGTTACAACGTGACCTACCGCAACCCGGACGGCAGCACCGGCACCATGCGTATGGACAGCAAGCCGGGCACCCGCATCGCGCTGGGCACCACCGACAAGGTGATCGGTTACGACGTGACCTATCGCTTCGAAGGCCAGGACAAGACCATCCGCCTGGACCAGAAGCCGGGTGAGCGCCTGCCGGTGATCGATGGCCAGGTGGTGACGCAGACCGCCAGCGTGGACGCCCCCGACCAGGGCTGATGGCCGGCCGGCAACGGCCTGCGTTTCAACGTGGCACCCCGCAAAGGCCGGCATTTCGCCGGCCTTTGCTTTGCGGACTGGCGCTTACCGGCGCCGAGGGCCACCGCATACAATGCGGTGAATGACTCCTGCCGGTTGAAGCGCAATGGCCCTGAACCCGTATGACCTGTTCGATGTACGTTCCCTCCTGAGCGAAGAGGAGCGCGCCGTGCAGGATGCGGTGGCCCGCTTCACCGACGAACGCGTGCGCCCCATCATCGGCGACGCCTTCGACCAGGCCCGCTTTCCGAAGGAGCTGGTGCCGGAGATCGCCGAACTCGGCCTGCTGGGTTCCTCGCTGCCCGAGAAGTACGGCTGCGCCGGCCTCAATGCGGTCAGCTACGGCCTGATCTGCCAGGAACTCGAGCGCGGCGACAGCGGCATCCGCAGCTTCGTCAGCGTGCAGTCCTCGCTGTGCATGTATCCCATCTATGCCTACGGCAGCGAGGAACAGCGCCAGCGCTGGTTGCCCGACATGGCCGCGGGCAAGGTCATAGGCTGCTTCGGCCTGACCGAACCGCACGGCGGTTCCGACCCGGCAAACATGAAGACCACCGCGCGCCGCGACGGCGACGACTGGGTCATCAATGGTTCCAAGATGTGGATCACCAACGGCAACCTGGCCGACATCGCCATCGTCTGGGCACAGACCGACGACGGCATCCAGGGTTTCCTGATCGAGAAGGGCACGCCGGGTTTCACTGCGCAGGAGATCAAGCACAAGATGAGCCTGCGTGCGTCAGTGACCAGCGCGCTGTTCTTCGACAACGTACGCCTGCCCGACAGCAGCCGCCTGCCCAACGTAAAGGGCCTGAAGGGTCCGCTGGGCTGCCTGACGCAGGCGCGTTACGGCATCACCTGGGGCCCCATCGGCGCCGCGATCGCCTGCCTCGATGAGGTGTTGGGCTACACCAAGGAACGCATCCTGTTCGACCGTCCCGTCGCCGCCACCCAGAGTGCGCAGATCAAAATGGCCGAGATGGCGCGCCGCATCACCCTGGCGCAGCTGCTGTCGCTGCAGCTGGGCCGCCTGAAGGACGCCGGCACCATGGCGCCCGCGCAGGTGTCGCTGGCGAAGTGGAACAACTGCCGCATGGCCATCGACATCGCGCGCGAATGCCGCGACCTGCTGGGCGGTGCCGGCATCACCACCGAACACGCCGCCATCCGCCACGCACTCAACCTGGAATCGGTGATCACCTACGAAGGCACGGAGACCGTGCACCAGCTGGTGATCGGCCGCGAACTGACGGGCATCAACGCGTTCTGAGGCTGACGGCTTCCGTGGCGGGAGCGAAGGTGCAGGGGAGTCGAGCGTCATCGCTCGTCGTGTCCGGTTTCTGGTGGGATGGTGTGACGTCGATGGACCTTTCCAATTTCCAGCTCGAAACTCCACGTCTCCTGCTGCGCCTGCCGCGAAGGGACGACTACGAATCCTGGGCGACGTTTGGCGCCGATGAGGAAGCCACGCGCTACATCGGTGGCATGCAGGCGCGCTCGCCGGCGTGGCGCAGCCTCGCGGCGACGCTGGGAAGCTGGCATCTGCAGGGCTTCGGGATGTTCTCGGTGATCGAGAAGGCGAGTG
Proteins encoded:
- a CDS encoding glycine zipper 2TM domain-containing protein — encoded protein: MNMRLLAIGLTATVALAGCASTSPGYGNSGYGGGYNSAPANRYCADCGIVERIDVVPSGRTAPSATGAVLGGIVGAVAGRQISDRTGGSEGNKNVSTVAGAVAGAAAGNAIQNRTTGDTYNVTVRMDDGRRVTISQRDLGGVRENTYVRVQNGRVVIR
- a CDS encoding cytochrome c, which produces MASQPETKKPSAASRYLFLFLIGLVVGAICTVMALRAIQAKQDRFPGSVMQVMAKHSGLLADKVKQNRCAATDTIPHVRTLRAMANDLEMAFPGIADDQRFKTHTSQFRADLDAALSAPPTDCAAAGALVEKVGADCKACHQDFRG
- a CDS encoding tRNA threonylcarbamoyladenosine dehydratase translates to MKKELRDRFAGIDRLYGVGTVERHAAARVAVVGMGGVGSWVVEALARSGVGHLTLIDADDICVSNTNRQLPALEGLYGRNKAEAMAERCRAINPLMDVDVVPQFLTPANMPDLLDRGFDLVLDACDSFRVKVEMIAWCRRRKLPIVVSGSAGGRTDPTQIRLRDLSRTEHDALLALVRKKLRAEFNFPKNKERYFGVQAVYSLENVKYPQADGTVCGLRPQLGADAALKLDCGVGLGAATHITGAFAFAMVGKALELLSKPRRSLAADA
- a CDS encoding nuclear transport factor 2 family protein gives rise to the protein MFAGLLPVVAAAQACPVVPDTMLAARIHAAGGPEALRVERVPVPVAAADDVVVRVHYASVNPVDWKLQEAGRLPFPATPGGDFAGEVVAVAPGVTAFACGDLVAGIVDPRERSGSYAEYVAAPVAALAPAPVTFTLQEAAAYPTVAVAAWRYVVGAADVRPGDRVLVHGGAGGVGSMVVQLAKARGAHVTATASARNHDYLRGLGAEAVIDYRSVRFEEVVRDMDVVVDTVGGDTLMRSPGVLRDGGRLVTLVGQVPAALCTSGRIVCPAVPAWDVQAGLAGMVPLIAAGQLRLHVDGLYPLSQIVQAQQHNRAGTTRGKVVVAVAADNVASASGDDVAGVRVPLQAYLDGHATGQRRHFERAFAEDAVLVGVKDGRYRHWPARDYILASSSGRVPADEAQRTRRIRQITVTGDVATAVIELDYPDMKALDHMTLLRRGGAWHIVVKAYHAWTPGLADGAVAR
- a CDS encoding TatD family hydrolase — protein: MLVDSHSHFDAPEFDSDRAAALARARAAGVTRQVVPAVSAASWPKLRDVCAQDSGLFPAYGLHPMFLADHRPEHLDELNAWIERERPVAVGECGLDYFVDGLDRDRQHAYFDGQLRLAREFELPLIVHARRAVDAVIGAIRRTAGLRGVVHSFSGSPEQARQLWDLGFLIGLGGPVTYERANRLRMLARTMPLEFLLLETDAPDQPDAGIRGQRNEPARLPRVLDVIAALRGIPADELARATTRNAERLFALPATS
- a CDS encoding DUF6116 family protein; its protein translation is MPNPLLLPLLDWARKLRYPTLFKITAALFAVTLFLPDPFPFVDEILFGLGTLLLANWKRRKDPPPAIEPSQR
- a CDS encoding glycine zipper 2TM domain-containing protein, whose product is MKSNTTTILVAVGALLVGGVATAAFLKGGDKSPADQNGLVTTADGALVGDDAAATDNEIPMGTLQYATVVKADPVTSSEKLYATVIGTEPVRETTTTSTPREVCEDVVVQERLPERDGNVGGTVAGAVIGGLLGNQVGGGSGKKAATVAGAVAGGAIGNTVDKRHVGGRVVNRTERQCHTENATSESSRVTGYNVTYRNPDGSTGTMRMDSKPGTRIALGTTDKVIGYDVTYRFEGQDKTIRLDQKPGERLPVIDGQVVTQTASVDAPDQG